The proteins below come from a single Thalassotalea ponticola genomic window:
- a CDS encoding amidohydrolase family protein — translation MKTLIKATILAAVTSASSMSAWAAEQVIKAGFVLDVTNGDIKKDQYILIRDNKILSISKNNPAPSAEQIDLQHKYVLPGLMDMHTHVVRHLSKQFHDRYFQSPHRATIGGVVNAEKTLMAGFTTIRNVGAADYMDVALRNAINANEIPGPRMAVSGPSLGITGGHCDRNSLNHRFEERGDGVSDGPWQVRQQVRKNVKYQVDVIKFCATGGVFSKGTKVGQRQYTLEEMQAIVDEAHTHGRTVAAHAHGTEGIEFAIKAGVDSIEHASYLTPQTIALAKEYGTYLSMDIYNTEYTLSEGVKNGVPQENIDKEKQVGTRQRESFRNAVTAGAKIVLGTDAGIYPHGDNAKQLSRMTQFGMTELQAIQAATINSAALLKWSDKLGQVKAGMLADLIAVDRNPLEDITSLENVSFVMKDGIIYKQ, via the coding sequence ATGAAAACACTAATTAAAGCAACCATTTTAGCCGCAGTGACCAGCGCCTCAAGTATGTCGGCGTGGGCCGCGGAACAGGTGATCAAAGCCGGTTTTGTATTGGACGTAACCAATGGCGATATCAAAAAAGACCAGTATATTTTGATTCGCGACAATAAAATTTTATCCATTTCCAAAAACAATCCAGCGCCGTCGGCAGAGCAAATAGATTTACAGCACAAATACGTCCTTCCCGGGCTTATGGACATGCACACCCATGTGGTGCGTCATTTGTCGAAACAATTCCACGATCGCTATTTTCAGTCGCCACATCGGGCGACTATCGGTGGCGTAGTTAACGCAGAAAAGACCCTTATGGCGGGGTTTACCACAATTCGCAATGTCGGCGCCGCCGACTATATGGATGTGGCGTTGCGCAATGCGATTAATGCCAATGAAATACCGGGGCCTCGCATGGCGGTTTCGGGCCCATCGCTTGGTATCACCGGTGGTCACTGCGACCGCAACTCGCTAAATCATCGCTTTGAAGAGCGAGGCGACGGTGTATCCGATGGACCGTGGCAAGTGCGCCAGCAAGTGCGAAAAAATGTAAAGTATCAAGTTGATGTCATTAAATTTTGCGCCACTGGTGGTGTTTTTTCAAAAGGCACTAAAGTGGGTCAACGTCAATACACTTTAGAAGAAATGCAGGCGATTGTTGACGAAGCACACACTCACGGTCGCACGGTAGCGGCTCATGCGCACGGTACAGAAGGTATCGAGTTTGCCATTAAAGCTGGCGTAGACTCGATTGAGCACGCCAGCTATTTAACACCGCAAACCATCGCCTTAGCTAAGGAGTACGGCACTTACTTATCGATGGATATTTACAATACCGAGTATACGTTGAGCGAAGGTGTTAAAAATGGCGTGCCACAAGAGAATATCGATAAAGAGAAGCAAGTTGGCACTCGCCAACGCGAAAGCTTTCGCAATGCGGTAACAGCGGGAGCCAAAATTGTATTGGGCACCGATGCGGGTATTTATCCGCACGGTGATAATGCCAAACAACTCAGTCGCATGACTCAATTTGGCATGACAGAGTTACAAGCGATACAAGCGGCAACCATTAACTCGGCGGCACTATTAAAATGGAGTGACAAACTAGGTCAAGTTAAAGCCGGTATGTTGGCGGATCTGATTGCCGTTGACCGCAACCCTTTAGAGGATATTACCAGCCTTGAAAACGTCAGCTTTGTGATGAAAGACGGTATTATTTATAAGCAATAG
- a CDS encoding TonB-dependent receptor, whose product MASNSKHVFAKSALYLALSSAFSLPTMALAQDTQAQAVAAIERIQVTGSRRSSTVQEAPMNISALDADVMLNQNISSAEDVARWVPGLTIADQGGREGASIIVRGLNTNSSERSADGGTVATYVGEIPMLVDLRLKDVERVEVLIGPQGTLYGAGTLGGAIRYILNDAELDITEGSITGDVFSLSESEDLGGEAGFVFNTPLIEDELAVRVNVNHYSAPGYVDYSVAVCEPGVSLPDPDWSDASAVEQNICGLQDVNDEQITTSRVALRWNPNDWFDATLTYFHQNQTHGGNSIVQYKSIAQENPLSELVGKYDSAYRVAEPNEKTDELLSLEMELDLGFADLVSASGWSEYEQSGQRDQTDLLFGDIWAGYADFPAFTAYTLDTGEEQSFTQELRIVSKSESAFSWIVGYYYNQLESQSDDREYTPGLTEYWFGDEPYANIEYDLEYIALNKQKLEESALFGELSYQLTDKLQVTAGARVYQYDIDSESGNWAPFWNGEISSSNEIGLSSSNAKDDGNLLKLNASYQFNDDVMTYVTVSEGYRIGGSNGITPCSDDGSIQVCALPNEMDYKPDLTTNYELGVKSSWLQNRLHLNAALFSVDWQDAQIQATTVNGQEIITANAGEANSTGVELAVRSVLSDNITAYANYSYAKAELTSDAPYLFGIKGEQGSAIQDFYDGEDGDRLPGAPEHQFSMGVDYQTDVFDDKLLNIYYGLTAQSDVITKVGLKADGEVLPGYALSNLSAKLSGDLWSVTFYVDNLFNKYAYTATRRDKSWAGMAQFESENKNLPEIGRVYGHYITKPRTVGLRFNYAFDL is encoded by the coding sequence ATGGCATCGAATTCTAAACACGTATTTGCTAAGTCGGCACTGTATCTGGCATTAAGTAGTGCTTTTTCACTACCGACAATGGCGTTAGCTCAAGACACACAGGCGCAAGCAGTTGCTGCTATAGAGCGTATTCAGGTGACGGGCTCACGCCGTTCGTCGACCGTACAAGAAGCGCCAATGAATATTTCTGCATTAGATGCCGATGTGATGCTCAATCAAAATATTTCATCAGCGGAAGATGTTGCTCGCTGGGTACCCGGTCTCACCATTGCTGATCAAGGTGGTCGAGAGGGGGCGTCAATTATTGTCCGCGGTCTTAATACCAACTCTTCTGAGCGCAGTGCCGATGGTGGCACAGTGGCAACCTATGTCGGCGAAATCCCAATGTTGGTTGACTTGCGTTTAAAAGATGTTGAACGAGTCGAAGTGTTGATCGGACCTCAAGGCACACTGTACGGCGCCGGTACACTCGGTGGTGCGATACGCTATATCTTAAACGATGCTGAGCTTGATATTACCGAGGGCTCGATCACCGGTGACGTGTTTAGCTTGAGTGAGAGTGAGGACTTAGGTGGCGAAGCGGGCTTTGTATTCAATACACCATTGATTGAAGATGAGCTAGCGGTGCGGGTAAACGTAAATCACTACAGTGCGCCGGGCTATGTAGATTATAGTGTTGCGGTATGTGAGCCTGGAGTGTCTTTACCCGATCCTGATTGGAGTGATGCGAGTGCTGTTGAGCAAAACATCTGTGGTCTTCAGGATGTCAATGATGAGCAAATCACTACTTCGCGCGTGGCGTTGCGTTGGAACCCGAATGATTGGTTTGACGCCACCTTAACGTACTTCCATCAAAACCAGACTCATGGTGGTAACTCGATTGTTCAGTACAAGTCTATTGCACAAGAAAATCCATTAAGCGAGTTGGTCGGTAAGTACGATTCGGCTTACCGCGTGGCTGAGCCAAATGAAAAGACAGACGAACTGTTGAGTTTGGAAATGGAGCTCGATTTAGGTTTTGCTGATTTGGTTTCGGCGTCAGGATGGTCTGAGTATGAACAGAGTGGTCAACGCGATCAAACCGATCTGCTGTTTGGCGATATTTGGGCTGGTTACGCAGATTTTCCAGCGTTTACCGCCTACACCTTAGACACAGGTGAAGAGCAATCGTTTACCCAAGAATTGCGTATTGTGTCAAAGAGCGAGTCGGCGTTTTCATGGATTGTTGGTTATTACTACAACCAACTCGAGTCGCAGTCGGATGACCGCGAATACACCCCAGGTTTAACGGAATATTGGTTTGGCGATGAGCCGTATGCGAACATTGAGTACGATTTAGAATACATCGCCTTAAACAAGCAAAAGCTTGAAGAATCAGCGCTTTTTGGTGAGCTTTCTTATCAACTTACCGATAAACTGCAAGTCACCGCCGGAGCCCGAGTTTATCAATATGACATCGACTCAGAATCGGGGAACTGGGCGCCGTTTTGGAATGGTGAAATCAGCTCGAGCAATGAAATCGGCTTGTCGTCAAGCAACGCCAAAGACGATGGCAACTTGCTTAAGTTAAACGCGAGCTATCAATTTAATGACGATGTGATGACGTATGTTACTGTCAGCGAGGGCTATCGCATTGGTGGCTCAAATGGCATAACGCCGTGCTCTGATGATGGTTCGATTCAAGTCTGTGCTTTGCCAAATGAGATGGATTACAAACCGGACTTAACCACCAACTACGAGTTAGGTGTTAAAAGTTCGTGGTTGCAAAATCGTCTGCACCTCAATGCTGCGCTGTTTAGCGTTGACTGGCAAGATGCACAAATTCAAGCCACCACAGTCAATGGCCAAGAAATTATTACCGCCAATGCCGGTGAAGCAAATTCGACAGGGGTTGAATTGGCGGTGCGCTCGGTGCTCAGCGATAACATTACCGCGTATGCCAATTACTCGTATGCGAAAGCAGAGTTGACATCAGACGCGCCATATTTATTTGGTATTAAAGGTGAGCAGGGCAGCGCTATTCAAGACTTTTATGATGGTGAAGACGGCGACCGCCTACCAGGTGCACCAGAGCATCAGTTTTCGATGGGGGTTGATTATCAAACCGACGTGTTCGATGACAAATTACTTAATATTTATTACGGCTTAACCGCGCAAAGCGACGTGATCACCAAAGTCGGACTAAAAGCCGATGGCGAAGTGTTACCAGGCTATGCGCTAAGCAACCTATCGGCCAAACTATCAGGGGATCTTTGGTCGGTTACTTTCTATGTCGACAATTTGTTTAACAAGTATGCATATACCGCAACACGCCGTGATAAGTCATGGGCTGGTATGGCTCAATTTGAATCAGAAAACAAGAACTTACCAGAAATAGGACGGGTTTACGGACATTACATTACCAAGCCTAGAACTGTTGGCTTACGCTTTAATTACGCATTTGATCTGTAA
- the odhB gene encoding 2-oxoglutarate dehydrogenase complex dihydrolipoyllysine-residue succinyltransferase encodes MTTEIKVPVLPESVADATVATWHVQVGDKVERDQVLVDIETDKVVLEVPAPAAGVITAISEEEGATVLGEQVIAILDDADTATPSAEPSKASQTESAPTAAAKVIDIVVPVLPESVADATISTWHVAEGETVTRDQNLVDIETDKVVLEVVAQDDGVIGKITHAEGETVLGEQVIGQLNAGAVSAPSNESAASDEQSGDDVASPSVRRMLTENGLSASQVKGTGKGGRISKEDVEAHLAAAKAPAAAPKAAAPATAPVVASGERSQKRVPMTRLRKTIANRLLEAKNSTAMLTTFNEVDMKPIMDLRKQYKDLFEKTHDTRLGFMSFYVKAVTEALKRFPSVNASIDGDDIVYHNFFDISIAVSTPRGLVTPVLRDADTLSMAGIEKGIKDLAIKGRDGKLTMDDMQGGNFTITNGGVFGSLISTPIINLPQTAILGMHKIQDRPVAIDGKVEIRPMMYLALSYDHRLIDGKESVGFLVTIKELLEDPARLLLDI; translated from the coding sequence ATGACAACTGAAATTAAGGTTCCTGTATTACCAGAGTCAGTAGCCGATGCAACCGTTGCTACTTGGCATGTTCAAGTTGGTGATAAGGTAGAGCGCGACCAAGTGCTAGTCGATATCGAAACTGACAAAGTGGTACTTGAAGTGCCAGCGCCTGCTGCTGGTGTTATCACTGCGATCAGTGAAGAAGAAGGTGCAACTGTATTAGGCGAGCAAGTTATTGCTATCCTTGATGACGCAGATACTGCCACACCAAGTGCAGAGCCTAGCAAGGCAAGCCAAACTGAATCAGCACCAACGGCAGCGGCGAAAGTGATCGATATCGTTGTACCGGTATTACCAGAATCTGTTGCTGATGCAACGATTTCAACTTGGCATGTGGCCGAAGGCGAAACGGTAACTCGCGATCAAAACTTAGTTGATATTGAAACCGATAAAGTCGTGCTTGAAGTTGTCGCCCAAGACGACGGTGTGATCGGTAAAATCACCCACGCTGAAGGCGAAACTGTGTTGGGTGAGCAAGTTATTGGTCAGTTAAACGCGGGTGCTGTTTCGGCGCCGAGTAATGAAAGCGCAGCAAGCGACGAACAATCAGGTGATGACGTTGCTTCTCCATCGGTACGTCGTATGCTTACTGAGAATGGTTTGTCAGCGAGCCAAGTAAAAGGCACTGGTAAAGGCGGTCGCATCAGCAAGGAAGACGTTGAAGCACACCTTGCAGCAGCTAAAGCACCAGCGGCAGCACCAAAAGCAGCTGCACCTGCAACAGCACCTGTTGTTGCATCTGGCGAGCGTAGCCAAAAACGCGTACCAATGACGCGTTTGCGTAAAACCATTGCTAACCGCTTACTTGAAGCGAAAAATTCAACGGCAATGCTTACCACGTTTAATGAAGTGGATATGAAGCCAATCATGGATCTTCGCAAGCAATACAAAGACTTGTTTGAAAAGACCCACGATACGCGCTTAGGTTTTATGTCGTTCTACGTGAAGGCCGTAACTGAAGCATTGAAGCGTTTTCCATCAGTTAACGCGTCAATTGATGGCGACGATATCGTTTACCACAACTTCTTCGATATCTCGATTGCGGTATCGACTCCTCGCGGCTTGGTAACACCAGTACTACGTGATGCAGATACGTTAAGCATGGCTGGCATTGAGAAGGGCATTAAAGACTTAGCGATCAAAGGTCGCGATGGCAAGCTAACCATGGACGACATGCAAGGTGGTAACTTTACAATCACTAACGGTGGTGTATTTGGTTCACTGATTTCAACGCCAATCATCAACTTACCGCAAACGGCTATTCTTGGTATGCACAAGATCCAAGACCGTCCAGTAGCGATTGATGGCAAAGTCGAAATTCGTCCGATGATGTACTTGGCATTGTCTTACGATCACCGCTTAATCGATGGCAAAGAGTCAGTAGGCTTCTTAGTAACCATTAAAGAACTATTAGAAGATCCAGCGCGCTTATTGTTGGATATCTAA
- a CDS encoding 2-oxoglutarate dehydrogenase E1 component codes for MPEGVMKTWLESSHLSGNNAAYIEELYEMYLENAHSVSDEWRKIFDELPKVDGVEVETNHSVIRDEFRQLAKEGFKHVAVSSEADAKQVRVLQLINSYRFRGHQNANLDPLGLWQRERVRDLELSHHDLSKSEFDKEFNVGSLAVGQECMKLGDIYQTLKDTYCGAIGAEYMHITSTTEKRWLQQRLESVRSKANFSNDLKKEILKDLIAADGLEKYLGAKFPGAKRFSLEGGDSLIPMLKQIITRAGEHGSKEVVLGMAHRGRLNVLVNVMGKNPSKLFDEFAGNVEQIGSGDVKYHQGYSSDFVTPGGNVHLALAFNPSHLEIVNPVVIGSVRARLDRRDCDKGDLVMPITIHGDSAIAGQGVVQETFNMSQARAYKVGGTIRIVVNNQVGFTTSKQEDTRSTEYCTDIAKMVQAPILHVNADDPEAVVLASQIAVDFRNKFKRDVVIDLVCYRRHGHNEADEPNATQPLMYQKIKKHPVPRAIYAEKLARENVVSESENKEFVNYYRKLLDEGQCTVEQWRPMTEHSVDWTPYLGHDWDDAYDHSIDSARLKELANAIASYPEDHKLHSRVKKIYDDRKKMASGEKLLDWGFAENLAYACIVDRGERVRITGQDAGRGTFFHRHAVLHGQDDASTYLPLQHISDKQGPFEVYDSVLSEVAVLAFEYGYATAEPSGLTIWEAQFGDFANGAQVVFDQFLSSGEQKWGRLCGLTVLLPHGYEGQGPEHSSARLERFLQLCADHNMQVCVPSTPAQVFNMLRRQVVRPMRRPLIVMSPKSLLRHPLAVSSLDELAEGTYHNVIGEIDDIKADKVERVVMCSGKVYYELLEQRRKNEQDNVAIVRIEQLYPFPEAELKDVIAQYPNAKDFVWCQEEPQNQGAWYCSQHHFREAIGEQGTLRYAGRKAAAAPACGYMSLHVKEQQALVNDALTF; via the coding sequence ATGCCAGAAGGTGTAATGAAGACTTGGTTAGAGTCTTCCCATTTAAGCGGTAACAACGCCGCTTATATTGAAGAGCTTTACGAAATGTATCTTGAAAACGCTCACTCGGTGTCTGATGAGTGGCGTAAGATATTTGATGAGCTTCCTAAAGTAGATGGTGTAGAAGTTGAAACCAATCACTCGGTGATTCGAGATGAATTTCGTCAATTAGCAAAAGAAGGCTTTAAGCACGTTGCGGTGAGCAGTGAAGCAGATGCCAAGCAAGTACGCGTTTTGCAGTTGATCAACTCGTATCGATTCCGCGGACATCAAAATGCCAATTTAGATCCACTGGGATTATGGCAGCGTGAGCGCGTGCGTGACTTGGAGTTATCTCACCACGATCTATCAAAATCTGAATTTGATAAAGAATTTAACGTGGGCTCTTTGGCCGTAGGTCAAGAGTGCATGAAGTTAGGTGATATCTACCAAACGCTTAAAGATACCTACTGTGGTGCGATTGGTGCTGAGTACATGCACATCACCTCGACCACTGAAAAGCGTTGGTTGCAACAACGTCTTGAAAGTGTGCGTTCTAAGGCGAACTTTTCAAACGACCTGAAAAAAGAAATCCTTAAAGACTTGATTGCGGCTGATGGCTTAGAAAAGTATTTAGGGGCAAAATTCCCTGGTGCCAAGCGCTTCTCACTTGAAGGCGGCGACAGCTTAATCCCAATGCTTAAGCAAATCATCACTCGCGCCGGTGAGCACGGCAGTAAAGAAGTGGTGCTGGGTATGGCGCACCGCGGTCGTTTGAACGTGCTTGTTAACGTGATGGGTAAAAACCCAAGCAAGTTATTTGATGAATTTGCCGGTAACGTTGAACAAATTGGTTCTGGTGACGTGAAATACCACCAAGGCTACTCGTCAGACTTTGTTACCCCTGGTGGCAACGTACACTTAGCGTTGGCGTTTAACCCGTCGCACTTAGAGATCGTTAACCCAGTGGTTATCGGTTCAGTGCGCGCGCGTCTAGACCGTCGCGATTGTGATAAAGGCGATTTGGTTATGCCAATAACCATTCACGGTGATTCGGCAATTGCTGGTCAAGGTGTGGTACAAGAAACCTTTAACATGTCGCAAGCGCGAGCGTACAAAGTTGGTGGAACGATTCGTATCGTGGTCAATAACCAAGTTGGTTTTACCACGTCAAAACAAGAAGATACTCGCTCGACCGAATACTGTACTGACATTGCTAAAATGGTCCAGGCACCAATTTTACACGTCAACGCAGACGACCCAGAAGCGGTTGTGTTAGCTTCACAAATCGCAGTAGATTTTCGCAATAAGTTTAAACGCGATGTGGTTATCGACTTGGTTTGTTACCGTCGTCATGGTCACAACGAAGCCGACGAACCAAACGCGACGCAGCCGTTGATGTATCAAAAAATTAAGAAACATCCGGTGCCACGAGCCATTTACGCTGAAAAACTGGCACGTGAAAACGTGGTTTCAGAAAGCGAAAACAAAGAATTCGTAAACTACTACCGAAAATTACTCGACGAAGGCCAGTGTACTGTTGAGCAATGGCGCCCAATGACCGAGCATTCAGTAGACTGGACGCCGTATTTGGGTCACGATTGGGATGATGCCTATGATCACAGCATTGACTCAGCGCGACTTAAAGAGCTAGCGAACGCGATTGCAAGCTACCCAGAAGATCACAAGCTTCACTCACGAGTGAAGAAGATTTACGATGATCGCAAGAAAATGGCCAGCGGTGAAAAGTTATTAGACTGGGGTTTCGCTGAAAACCTCGCTTATGCGTGTATCGTTGATCGCGGTGAGCGCGTGCGCATTACCGGTCAAGACGCGGGTCGTGGTACCTTCTTCCACCGCCACGCGGTATTGCATGGGCAAGACGATGCAAGCACGTATTTGCCGTTGCAACACATTAGCGATAAGCAAGGACCATTTGAAGTTTATGACTCAGTGCTATCAGAAGTTGCGGTACTGGCATTTGAATACGGCTACGCAACAGCCGAACCCAGTGGTTTAACCATTTGGGAAGCTCAATTTGGTGATTTTGCCAACGGTGCGCAAGTGGTGTTTGACCAATTTTTGTCATCAGGCGAGCAAAAGTGGGGCCGCTTATGTGGTTTGACCGTGTTATTGCCACACGGCTATGAAGGTCAAGGTCCTGAGCACTCATCGGCTCGTTTAGAGCGTTTCTTGCAGCTGTGTGCCGATCACAACATGCAGGTGTGTGTACCATCAACGCCAGCGCAAGTATTCAATATGTTGCGTCGTCAAGTGGTTCGCCCAATGCGCCGTCCATTGATTGTAATGTCACCTAAATCTCTGTTGCGTCATCCGTTAGCGGTATCGTCGTTAGATGAACTAGCAGAAGGTACTTATCACAATGTGATTGGCGAGATTGACGACATCAAAGCCGATAAGGTTGAACGCGTTGTTATGTGTTCTGGTAAAGTTTACTATGAGCTATTGGAACAGCGTCGTAAGAATGAGCAGGATAATGTCGCCATTGTTCGCATTGAACAGCTATACCCATTCCCTGAAGCCGAATTGAAGGATGTGATTGCCCAATACCCTAATGCCAAAGACTTTGTTTGGTGTCAGGAAGAGCCACAAAACCAAGGCGCGTGGTACTGTTCACAGCATCACTTTAGAGAAGCGATTGGCGAGCAGGGCACATTGCGTTATGCCGGCCGCAAGGCAGCTGCAGCACCAGCATGTGGTTATATGTCTTTGCACGTGAAAGAACAACAAGCATTAGTGAATGATGCACTAACGTTTTAA
- a CDS encoding succinate dehydrogenase iron-sulfur subunit, producing MKQTFSIYRYNPDVDNAPYMKDYELEISEGSDMMVLDALILLKEQDPTLSFRRSCREGVCGSDGLNMNGKNGLACITPLSELKGGKIVLRPLPGLPVVRDLIIDMTQFYTQYEKIKPYLINDGKAQPAREHLQSIEERDKLDGLYECILCACCSTSCPSFWWNPDKFIGPAGLLHAYRFLIDSRDTATDERLDDLQDAYSVFRCHGIMNCVDVCPKGLNPTKAIGSIKSMLLQRAV from the coding sequence ATGAAACAAACGTTTTCGATTTATCGCTACAACCCTGATGTAGACAATGCACCTTACATGAAGGACTACGAGCTAGAGATCTCTGAAGGCTCAGACATGATGGTGCTTGATGCGCTTATCTTGTTAAAAGAACAAGATCCAACATTGTCATTCCGTCGCTCATGCCGCGAAGGTGTGTGTGGTTCAGACGGTCTGAACATGAACGGCAAAAACGGTCTCGCGTGTATCACCCCGTTATCTGAGTTAAAGGGCGGCAAAATCGTTTTACGTCCATTGCCAGGTTTACCGGTTGTACGTGACTTGATTATTGATATGACCCAGTTCTACACGCAATACGAGAAGATCAAGCCGTACTTAATCAACGATGGTAAAGCACAGCCAGCGCGTGAACACCTTCAGTCAATTGAAGAACGCGACAAGTTAGACGGGTTATACGAGTGTATCTTGTGTGCGTGTTGTTCAACATCGTGTCCATCATTTTGGTGGAACCCTGACAAGTTTATCGGTCCAGCGGGTTTGTTACACGCCTATCGCTTCTTAATTGATAGCCGTGATACGGCGACTGATGAGCGTTTAGACGATTTACAAGATGCGTACAGCGTATTCCGTTGTCACGGCATCATGAACTGTGTTGACGTTTGTCCTAAGGGATTGAACCCAACCAAAGCAATCGGTTCGATCAAATCGATGCTATTGCAAAGAGCGGTATAA
- the sdhA gene encoding succinate dehydrogenase flavoprotein subunit: MSVPVREFDAIVIGAGGAGMRAALAISESGQSCALISKVFPTRSHTVSAQGGITVALGNAHEDNWEYHMYDTVKGSDFIGDQDAIEYMCKTGPEAIIELENMGLPFSRFENGKVYQRPFGGQSKNFGGEQAARTAAAADRTGHALLHCLYQQNVKNQTNVYSEWYALDLVKNDDGHVVGCTAICIETGEVVYFKARATVLATGGAGRIYASTTNAHINTGDGVGMSLRAGVQMQDMEMWQFHPTGIAGAGVLVTEGCRGEGGYLLNKDGERFMERYAPNAKDLAGRDVVARSMMTEIREGRGCDHPQFGKHIKLKLDHLGAETLNLRLPGVCDLSKTFAHVDPAKEPIPVIPTCHYQMGGVPCNVNGQAIEFNPETGEDKIIEGLFAVGEIANVSVHGANRLGGNSLLDLVVFGRAAGNFLGKYLAETDTSRDANDANLEAALARYNRWENSTGGEDPVQIRKDLQQCMQLNFSVFREGEAMAQGMKELTEIRERLQNAHLADKSSEFNTQRIECLELDNLMETAYCTAKAANFRTESRGAHSREDFLDRDDENWLCHTIYTPGNEEMSKRDVNMKPVHREAFPPKARTY, from the coding sequence GTGAGCGTTCCTGTTCGTGAATTTGATGCCATTGTAATTGGCGCTGGTGGCGCAGGTATGCGCGCCGCTTTAGCTATCTCTGAATCAGGTCAAAGCTGTGCTTTGATTTCTAAAGTATTTCCAACCCGTTCGCACACGGTATCTGCTCAAGGTGGTATTACCGTTGCGTTGGGTAATGCCCATGAAGATAACTGGGAATATCACATGTACGATACCGTTAAAGGTTCTGACTTTATCGGTGATCAAGATGCGATCGAGTACATGTGTAAAACAGGCCCTGAAGCGATTATCGAATTAGAAAACATGGGTCTGCCGTTCTCTCGTTTTGAAAACGGCAAAGTTTATCAACGTCCGTTTGGTGGCCAGTCGAAAAACTTCGGTGGTGAGCAAGCGGCTCGTACAGCGGCAGCGGCTGACCGTACCGGTCATGCGTTGCTACACTGTCTGTACCAACAAAACGTTAAAAATCAAACCAATGTATACTCTGAGTGGTATGCATTAGACTTAGTAAAAAATGACGACGGCCATGTTGTTGGTTGTACGGCAATTTGTATCGAAACCGGTGAAGTTGTGTACTTTAAGGCACGTGCAACGGTATTAGCGACAGGTGGTGCTGGTCGTATTTACGCATCAACAACAAACGCCCATATCAACACGGGTGATGGTGTTGGTATGTCACTGCGTGCTGGCGTACAAATGCAAGATATGGAAATGTGGCAGTTCCACCCAACCGGTATCGCCGGTGCGGGTGTACTTGTTACTGAAGGTTGTCGCGGTGAAGGTGGTTACCTGCTGAATAAAGACGGCGAGCGCTTCATGGAACGCTACGCGCCAAACGCCAAAGACTTGGCGGGCCGCGACGTTGTTGCGCGTTCAATGATGACCGAAATTCGCGAAGGTCGCGGTTGTGATCACCCGCAATTTGGTAAGCACATCAAGTTGAAGCTTGACCACTTAGGTGCAGAAACACTAAATCTGCGCTTACCAGGCGTTTGTGACTTGTCAAAAACATTCGCACACGTTGATCCGGCAAAAGAGCCAATTCCAGTTATTCCTACCTGTCACTATCAAATGGGTGGTGTTCCTTGTAACGTCAATGGCCAAGCAATTGAGTTCAACCCAGAAACGGGTGAAGACAAAATCATTGAAGGTTTGTTTGCTGTTGGTGAAATTGCCAACGTATCAGTGCACGGCGCTAACCGCTTAGGTGGTAACTCATTGCTTGACTTAGTGGTATTTGGTCGCGCGGCGGGTAACTTCCTTGGTAAGTACCTTGCAGAAACCGATACATCTCGCGATGCAAACGACGCTAACCTTGAAGCGGCACTAGCTCGTTACAACCGTTGGGAAAACTCAACTGGTGGTGAAGACCCAGTACAAATTCGCAAAGACCTACAGCAATGTATGCAGCTTAACTTCTCGGTATTCCGCGAAGGTGAAGCCATGGCTCAAGGTATGAAAGAGTTAACGGAAATTCGTGAGCGTCTGCAAAATGCCCACCTTGCCGATAAGTCATCAGAGTTCAACACCCAACGCATTGAGTGTTTAGAGTTAGATAACTTAATGGAAACAGCTTACTGTACGGCAAAAGCTGCGAACTTCCGTACCGAATCTCGTGGTGCTCACTCACGTGAAGACTTCCTTGATCGTGATGATGAGAACTGGTTGTGTCACACGATTTACACACCGGGTAACGAAGAAATGTCAAAACGCGATGTGAACATGAAACCAGTTCACCGTGAAGCTTTCCCACCGAAAGCACGTACTTACTAA
- the sdhD gene encoding succinate dehydrogenase, hydrophobic membrane anchor protein produces the protein MVNNAATLGRSGVHDFILLRASAIVLALYSVFMMAWFVMTPEVTYQAWTGLFSNLGMKIFTVLAVVAVLFHAWIGIWQVLTDYVKATFLRGVLQFLFTITLFVYVAAVLLSVWGV, from the coding sequence ATGGTAAACAACGCAGCAACGCTAGGTAGAAGTGGCGTTCACGACTTTATTCTTCTTCGCGCAAGTGCCATTGTTTTAGCTTTATACAGCGTATTTATGATGGCTTGGTTTGTGATGACACCCGAGGTGACGTATCAAGCGTGGACCGGTTTGTTCTCTAACCTGGGCATGAAAATCTTTACCGTATTAGCGGTAGTCGCCGTACTGTTTCACGCGTGGATTGGTATTTGGCAAGTGTTGACAGATTACGTTAAAGCAACATTTTTGCGTGGTGTTTTACAATTTTTATTTACTATTACCCTGTTTGTTTATGTTGCAGCGGTATTGTTGTCAGTGTGGGGTGTATAA